The Sphaerospermopsis torques-reginae ITEP-024 genome has a window encoding:
- a CDS encoding zinc metalloprotease HtpX, translating to MGNQFKTAALLAALSGLLIAISYWVIGGTSGVIIGIGLAAVTNLFSWYQSDKIALAVYNAQPVSEAQAPGLYRMVERLSNRANIPMPGVYIVPSQTANAFATGRDPEHAAVAVTEGILNILPEEELEGVIAHELTHIINRDTLTQAVAATVAGAISFLAQMLSYSLWFGGGSRDNQRGGNPLGVLVTVMLAPIAATIIQLAISRTREFSADAGAAKLTGNPRALARALQRLEATARQMPLNANPAFEPLLIIHPISGQFLGNLFSSHPATEARVEALLKIERELAGSY from the coding sequence ATGGGAAATCAATTCAAAACTGCTGCTTTATTAGCTGCCCTTAGTGGCTTATTAATTGCCATTAGTTATTGGGTCATTGGTGGTACTAGCGGTGTAATTATCGGCATTGGATTAGCAGCAGTTACCAACCTATTTTCTTGGTATCAATCTGATAAAATTGCTTTGGCAGTTTATAACGCCCAACCTGTCAGCGAAGCCCAAGCACCAGGACTTTATCGCATGGTAGAAAGACTATCAAACCGTGCTAATATTCCCATGCCAGGAGTGTACATTGTTCCTAGTCAAACTGCTAATGCTTTCGCTACAGGAAGAGATCCAGAACACGCTGCTGTTGCCGTTACTGAAGGCATTTTAAACATCTTACCAGAGGAAGAATTAGAAGGAGTAATTGCCCACGAACTCACCCACATTATTAATCGTGATACCCTCACTCAAGCCGTTGCTGCTACTGTCGCCGGTGCGATATCTTTCCTCGCCCAAATGTTAAGTTATAGCCTGTGGTTTGGTGGTGGTTCAAGAGATAATCAAAGAGGTGGTAATCCTTTGGGAGTGCTAGTAACAGTCATGCTTGCACCTATAGCAGCCACAATTATTCAATTAGCAATTTCCCGCACTAGAGAATTTTCTGCTGATGCTGGTGCTGCCAAATTAACAGGTAATCCCCGCGCTTTAGCTAGGGCTTTACAAAGACTAGAAGCAACCGCTAGACAAATGCCTTTAAATGCTAATCCTGCCTTTGAACCATTATTAATTATTCATCCTATTTCTGGGCAATTTTTAGGTAATTTGTTTTCTAGTCATCCTGCTACAGAAGCCCGTGTAGAAGCATTGCTGAAAATAGAAAGAGAATTGGCAGGTAGTTATTAA
- a CDS encoding pentapeptide repeat-containing protein encodes MPPDYSGQNLRGRSFKGQDLTGANFSKADIRGANFTNAILKDADFTGAKAGLQRRWVIGLLIATLLMSALSGFFSIIIGTLIALILNPENSENFIIGIVSLVIVIVFCIVTISKGLTAAAYAGAIVFAFTGTIAFAFTGTGAAPIAVAVAGVTFGTAALAGLGAFVGAGTRAEAAAIAGAFIGATIGFLVVVVIGARTLAVVVGGAVAIVLLLFIAYISCLSFTGDERYALIGSFAIAFAATGGTSFRGADLTDADFTGATLKNTDFRKANLTRTRFYKAKKLDFARPGNTILANPAVLNLLVTLNGRNKSYVGANLRGANLIDADLKNANLKDADIVEATFKGACLEWANLSLTQAVGTNFTNAQMTGACVEAWNIESTTILDNVDCRFVYLLENPKPGTDDRERRPSSGEFQPGEFTKLFEEVLNTVDLIFRNGIDWKAFVNAFGKVQNQNQDTELSIQSIENKGDGVIVVKVNAPEGADKEKIHRDFTENYQLALQAVEEKYKALLQAKDELLEEKNKRIEDNKQQYSILGNITEILADKQINVQQQIIQEIKQMTNSSDYSRNVEV; translated from the coding sequence ATGCCACCAGATTACTCCGGTCAAAATCTTCGGGGACGCTCTTTTAAAGGTCAAGACCTGACAGGTGCGAACTTTAGTAAAGCTGATATTAGAGGGGCAAATTTTACCAATGCTATCCTTAAAGATGCTGATTTTACAGGCGCTAAGGCTGGACTACAGCGACGTTGGGTAATTGGTTTGCTCATAGCTACGTTACTAATGTCAGCACTATCAGGGTTTTTCTCAATCATCATTGGTACATTGATAGCATTGATTTTGAATCCCGAAAACTCTGAAAACTTTATTATTGGAATAGTTTCTCTAGTTATAGTAATAGTCTTTTGTATTGTCACTATTTCTAAGGGTTTAACAGCCGCAGCATACGCCGGAGCCATAGTCTTCGCTTTCACCGGAACCATAGCCTTCGCTTTCACCGGAACCGGAGCCGCCCCTATAGCCGTGGCTGTAGCTGGAGTCACATTTGGAACCGCTGCTCTAGCTGGACTTGGAGCCTTCGTCGGAGCCGGAACCAGAGCCGAAGCCGCCGCTATAGCTGGAGCCTTTATCGGAGCCACAATTGGCTTCCTAGTTGTAGTTGTAATCGGAGCTAGAACCCTAGCAGTGGTTGTAGGTGGAGCCGTAGCTATAGTTTTACTTCTTTTTATTGCTTATATAAGCTGCCTTAGTTTTACTGGGGATGAAAGATATGCTTTGATTGGCTCATTTGCCATTGCCTTCGCTGCAACAGGTGGTACGAGTTTTCGTGGTGCTGATTTAACTGATGCTGATTTTACTGGTGCAACTCTAAAAAACACGGATTTCAGAAAAGCCAATCTAACGCGCACTCGTTTTTATAAAGCCAAAAAACTTGATTTTGCTAGACCAGGTAATACTATACTAGCTAACCCCGCAGTTCTCAACTTGCTTGTTACTCTCAATGGTAGAAATAAATCTTATGTTGGTGCAAACCTCAGAGGTGCAAACTTGATAGATGCAGATTTGAAAAATGCTAATTTGAAAGATGCTGATATTGTTGAAGCCACTTTTAAAGGCGCTTGTTTAGAATGGGCTAACCTGTCTCTTACTCAAGCGGTTGGTACTAATTTCACCAATGCTCAAATGACTGGTGCTTGTGTGGAAGCTTGGAATATTGAAAGTACGACTATATTAGATAATGTTGATTGTCGTTTTGTCTATCTTTTAGAAAATCCCAAACCAGGAACAGATGACCGTGAACGTCGTCCCAGTAGTGGGGAATTTCAACCAGGAGAATTTACCAAATTATTTGAAGAAGTTTTAAATACTGTTGATTTAATTTTCCGTAATGGTATTGACTGGAAAGCTTTTGTTAATGCTTTTGGCAAGGTGCAGAACCAAAATCAAGATACTGAACTATCTATCCAGAGTATTGAAAATAAAGGTGATGGGGTAATTGTCGTTAAGGTGAATGCACCTGAAGGCGCTGATAAAGAAAAGATTCACAGGGATTTTACAGAAAATTATCAATTGGCATTACAAGCTGTAGAAGAAAAATATAAAGCCCTATTACAAGCAAAAGATGAACTTTTAGAAGAGAAAAACAAGCGAATTGAGGATAATAAACAACAATACTCAATTTTGGGTAATATAACTGAGATATTAGCAGATAAACAGATTAATGTTCAACAGCAAATCATACAGGAAATTAAACAGATGACTAACAGTAGTGATTACAGTCGCAATGTCGAAGTATAG